The nucleotide window GTGTAGAAGTAAATTCTTTAATCTTCTGCAGTTTATCTTCAGATAACATGCTTTATTGGTTTATTAAGTTCGTTGATGTTTTGGATTCCTTCGCCTACCGGTACAAAATATTGTTCCCCGTGCTCACTATTTTTCAGCCATTTAAACTGTTGATGTAAGGCTACTACTTTCCCGATGATTACCAGCGAGGGCGAAACAAATTGCTTCCCTGCCAGTACCTGGTCGTAATCATAAATATTGCATTCATGTATGCGCTGATAACAGGTAGTTGCCTGCTCTGCCACGGCTACATGTACATCTTTCTGAACACCGAAATGCTGAAGCTTTCTCACAACATTTTCGAGTGTGCCGGATGACATATAAAAGACCAGCGTATCGTTGGTGCGTGCCAGTTCTTTCCAATGCCCGTCAGTGACAATGTCAGATTTATAATAGGTTAAAAACCTTACGGAAGTAGCATAGCCCCGTGCCGTTAAAGGGATGCCGGCATAAGCCGCAGCACCTAAAGAAGCTGTAACACCCGGAATAATTTCGTAGGGAATTTTATTGGCGATCAATGCCTGCAGCTCGTCTAAAACATTAGAAAAGATAGATACATCTCCTCCCTTTAAACGAACCACTTTTTTACCTTTCAGGGCGTAATCAACAATTAATTCGTTGATCACCTGCTGAGGCGTTGAAATGTTATTGCGGCATTCCTTACCCACTCTTACTATTTCAACGTCAGCCGAAACGTATCGATGTAGTATGACTTCACTTACCAGCCGGTCTATTAAAACCACTTCAGCTTCGCGCAAAGCATTAGCTGCTTTTACCGTTATCAGGTCGGGGTCACCGGGACCAGCTGCTGCTAATACCACTGACCCTATGCCTGCCTTTGGCGGGTTTAAATGGCTTGTTGTATGATGAGAAAGGATCATCGGTTCAGATGCTTGTTTAAGATAATAAAACAGCGGCTACCGTACTATTGCTGGTTTCATCCACCAATATAGCATTCCCATAGTCACTGATCTTATCAAACGGATCGTATACCAGGGGCTGGGCTGTTTTAATTTTAGCTTTTACCACTTCGTTCAGTTTCACATTATCAGTAACCGCGGTATGTTCTAAAGTATTAACGTCCAGCTTATACTCAATCTCTCTGATTATGGTACGAACTAAACGTCCCTTATGCTGTAAGAAATATTTATTGCCCTGTACCAATGGCTTGTTATCCAGCCAGCAAAGGATCACTTCCATTTCGCTTTCTGTTTTTGGCTGGTTATCACTGCGAACAAATGTGTCGCCGCGGCTTACATCTATATCATCGGCAAGGTGCAGCACTACGGCCTGCGGTGCAAAAGCTTCTTCCACCTCTTCACCGGCAATTTCTATTTTTGAAAGTGTGGTTTCAATACCTGCAGGTAACACTGTGATCTTATCTCCTTTCCTGTAAACACCGCTCACCACCTGGCCTGCATAACCTCTGTAGTCATGCAATTCCTGTGTTTGGGGGCGTATTACATATTGTACCTGGAATCGGGGGTCCGAATGATTGATATCTTCTGACACTTCTATTTCCTCAAGAAACTGCAACAGCGGCTGTCCCTGAAACCAGCTCATTTTAGCCGAAGGCTCCACAATATTATCCCCGTGCAAAGCTGCGATAGGTATATAAGTAACATTACTCAAACCCAGTTGCGATGCTACTTTCTCGTAATCAGTTTTGATTTCGTTATAACGTGCTTCCGAAAACTCAACCAGGTCCATTTTATTGATTGCCACTACTACATGCGGCATTTTCAATAACGAAGCGATGATTGAGTGACGACGGGTTTGTTCTATTACACCCGCACGCGCATCTATGAGAATAATGATCAGGCTGGAGTTGGATGCCCCGGTGATCATATTACGCGTATACTGCACATGCCCGGGCGCATCAGCAATGATAAACTTCCTTTTAGGTGTATTAAAATAGCGATAAGCTACATCAATAGTAATACCCTGCTCTCTCTCTGCACGTAATCCGTCAGTCAATAATGCCAGGTCAATACCATCAGCATTTTTATTCTTGGATTGCTTTTCCAAAGCTTCCAGCTGGTCTACCAGGATGCTTTTACTATCGTATAATAAGCGACCTATTAATGTGCTTTTACCGTCGTCTACACTACCTGCGGTTATGAATCTGAGAATGTCCATTTTTGTTGATTAGTTGAATAGTTGATTAGTTGATTTGACGTTAATACTGTTATTTTTTACCATTCAAATAGGTGATATAAACATTAAGCAACTTTCCAACCTTTTCTATTCGTTTTCTAAAATAATTTATCTGTTCTTCTGCTATGTATTCTTCATCAAGGGCATCAATCAAATGATTCAAGGTTTCACTTAACGAGCCTCTTGCAATAATACAAAACCGTAATCTATCTGGTATCGTATGCCTTCCATGTCCTTCAGATATTTGTGTCCCTACAGAGCGGGAACTTCTTATCAG belongs to Niabella yanshanensis and includes:
- the cobA gene encoding uroporphyrinogen-III C-methyltransferase — its product is MILSHHTTSHLNPPKAGIGSVVLAAAGPGDPDLITVKAANALREAEVVLIDRLVSEVILHRYVSADVEIVRVGKECRNNISTPQQVINELIVDYALKGKKVVRLKGGDVSIFSNVLDELQALIANKIPYEIIPGVTASLGAAAYAGIPLTARGYATSVRFLTYYKSDIVTDGHWKELARTNDTLVFYMSSGTLENVVRKLQHFGVQKDVHVAVAEQATTCYQRIHECNIYDYDQVLAGKQFVSPSLVIIGKVVALHQQFKWLKNSEHGEQYFVPVGEGIQNINELNKPIKHVI
- a CDS encoding sulfate adenylyltransferase subunit 1, with amino-acid sequence MDILRFITAGSVDDGKSTLIGRLLYDSKSILVDQLEALEKQSKNKNADGIDLALLTDGLRAEREQGITIDVAYRYFNTPKRKFIIADAPGHVQYTRNMITGASNSSLIIILIDARAGVIEQTRRHSIIASLLKMPHVVVAINKMDLVEFSEARYNEIKTDYEKVASQLGLSNVTYIPIAALHGDNIVEPSAKMSWFQGQPLLQFLEEIEVSEDINHSDPRFQVQYVIRPQTQELHDYRGYAGQVVSGVYRKGDKITVLPAGIETTLSKIEIAGEEVEEAFAPQAVVLHLADDIDVSRGDTFVRSDNQPKTESEMEVILCWLDNKPLVQGNKYFLQHKGRLVRTIIREIEYKLDVNTLEHTAVTDNVKLNEVVKAKIKTAQPLVYDPFDKISDYGNAILVDETSNSTVAAVLLS
- a CDS encoding four helix bundle protein, producing the protein MYQSFEDLEVWKAARVLKKEISALTKTFPDVEKFRLSDQLIRSSRSVGTQISEGHGRHTIPDRLRFCIIARGSLSETLNHLIDALDEEYIAEEQINYFRKRIEKVGKLLNVYITYLNGKK